The Polymorphobacter megasporae genome window below encodes:
- the fliQ gene encoding flagellar biosynthesis protein FliQ produces the protein MDSGIVMDALRGTMWVLAQLIAPVVLPALIAGFVVGLLQAATGISESTLSFVPKLIVTLVTLAILGSMMMRELSDFTVELYDRIPALLR, from the coding sequence ATGGACAGCGGCATCGTCATGGACGCGCTGCGCGGCACGATGTGGGTCCTCGCCCAACTTATCGCTCCGGTCGTTCTTCCCGCGCTGATCGCCGGGTTCGTCGTCGGCCTGCTCCAGGCCGCGACCGGGATCAGCGAGTCGACTCTGAGCTTCGTTCCCAAGCTCATCGTGACGCTGGTGACACTCGCGATCCTCGGCTCGATGATGATGCGCGAGCTGTCGGATTTCACCGTCGAACTCTATGACCGCATCCCGGCGCTGCTGCGGTGA
- a CDS encoding flagellar biosynthetic protein FliR → MIAVWLATPEVEAGRLLFASLRTASALSLLPGIGAMLMPLRVRIGLGGAIGVFVLGVTPIAVPADLFSASGLIAVASEILIGAMAGVMLQAVFAGASIAGEVIAQSMGLGFATILDPGGMTSPVIATLLGLVAWLVFFALDGHLRLFEVLVTSYRALPPGCDPLALAGRVAGVGALAFASGLMLALPVAAVLFLINLLLAVAARSAPQLNLFAIGFPVLMLSGVVLLAVAMPAIVDTMAAGMATMQDRLEGILLG, encoded by the coding sequence GTGATCGCGGTGTGGCTGGCGACGCCGGAGGTCGAGGCCGGGCGGTTGCTGTTTGCGAGCCTGCGTACCGCGTCGGCGCTGTCGTTGCTGCCGGGGATAGGCGCGATGCTGATGCCGCTGCGGGTCAGGATCGGGCTTGGCGGCGCGATCGGGGTGTTCGTCCTCGGGGTCACCCCGATCGCGGTTCCCGCCGATCTGTTCAGCGCGAGCGGGCTGATCGCGGTCGCCAGTGAAATCCTGATCGGCGCGATGGCGGGGGTGATGCTCCAGGCGGTATTCGCCGGAGCGTCGATCGCGGGCGAGGTGATTGCGCAGTCGATGGGACTCGGGTTCGCCACCATTCTTGATCCGGGCGGCATGACCAGCCCGGTGATCGCGACATTGCTCGGCCTCGTCGCGTGGCTCGTGTTCTTCGCGCTCGACGGTCACCTGCGACTGTTCGAGGTGCTCGTGACAAGCTATCGCGCGCTGCCGCCGGGGTGTGACCCGCTGGCACTTGCGGGCCGCGTTGCCGGGGTCGGTGCGCTGGCGTTCGCGTCAGGGCTGATGCTCGCGCTGCCAGTCGCGGCGGTCCTGTTCCTGATTAACCTGCTCCTCGCGGTCGCCGCGCGTAGCGCGCCGCAGCTCAACCTGTTCGCGATCGGTTTTCCTGTCCTGATGCTGTCTGGCGTCGTCCTGCTCGCGGTGGCGATGCCCGCGATCGTCGATACGATGGCAGCGGGCATGGCGACGATGCAGGACCGGCTCGAAGGCATCTTACTTGGCTGA
- a CDS encoding EF-hand domain-containing protein produces the protein MIVPKWLAATVVAALMVCAVMLWRQSAPHAAAVHFSAPTAAEAAEITPAAAAAALVAPVSDVTPADREAKRFSRYDKDKDGAITRDEYFVSRKKAFAKLDVNHDGKLSFEEYSVKAIAKFDAADTKHDGRLTPEEFATTAVKHKPRTKAVCPPGGAVAAAPEEPAEAQ, from the coding sequence ATGATTGTACCGAAGTGGCTAGCAGCGACAGTTGTCGCGGCGTTGATGGTGTGCGCGGTGATGCTGTGGCGGCAGAGCGCGCCGCACGCGGCGGCGGTGCATTTCTCCGCGCCGACCGCTGCGGAAGCCGCCGAGATCACGCCCGCTGCCGCGGCCGCTGCGCTGGTCGCCCCGGTGTCCGACGTTACCCCCGCCGACCGCGAGGCGAAGCGCTTTTCGCGCTACGACAAGGATAAGGACGGGGCGATCACCCGCGACGAGTATTTCGTCAGCCGCAAGAAGGCGTTCGCCAAGCTCGACGTCAATCACGACGGCAAGCTCAGCTTCGAGGAATATTCGGTCAAGGCGATCGCAAAATTCGACGCCGCCGACACCAAGCATGACGGCCGGCTGACGCCGGAGGAGTTTGCGACGACGGCGGTCAAGCACAAGCCGCGGACCAAGGCCGTCTGCCCCCCGGGGGGCGCAGTCGCCGCTGCCCCCGAGGAGCCGGCGGAGGCGCAGTAG
- the fliP gene encoding flagellar type III secretion system pore protein FliP (The bacterial flagellar biogenesis protein FliP forms a type III secretion system (T3SS)-type pore required for flagellar assembly.) produces MRRSAAADRGLTERGLPARPLGPMTATDGIAALAGGKSGLALPLQILLLMTLLTVLPSVLLMMTGFTRIIIVLAILRQAIGLGQAPPNQVLVGLALFLTLFVMQPTFAHIDAQAYAPFAAGTLPAESAIERGGAALHDFMMAQTREKDLRLFANLAHTGPFARPVDVPMTILLPAFATSELKTAFQIGFLIYMPFLVIDLVVASILMALGMMMVSPTLISLPFKLLLFVMVDGWALVLGSLASSFVGVK; encoded by the coding sequence ATTCGACGGTCGGCGGCTGCTGATCGCGGCCTCACGGAGCGGGGTCTCCCTGCTCGACCACTCGGCCCGATGACCGCCACCGACGGCATCGCGGCGCTGGCGGGCGGCAAAAGCGGGCTCGCGCTGCCGCTCCAGATACTGCTGCTGATGACGCTGCTGACGGTGTTGCCGTCGGTGTTGCTGATGATGACCGGCTTTACCCGGATCATCATCGTGCTGGCGATCCTGCGGCAGGCGATCGGGCTGGGGCAGGCGCCGCCGAACCAGGTGCTCGTCGGCCTCGCGCTGTTCCTGACGCTGTTCGTGATGCAGCCGACCTTCGCCCATATCGACGCGCAGGCCTATGCGCCGTTCGCGGCCGGCACGCTGCCTGCGGAGAGCGCGATCGAGCGGGGAGGAGCGGCGCTCCACGATTTCATGATGGCGCAAACGCGCGAGAAGGACCTGCGCCTGTTCGCCAACCTCGCCCATACCGGACCGTTCGCGCGACCGGTCGACGTGCCGATGACGATATTATTGCCGGCATTTGCCACGAGCGAACTCAAGACCGCATTCCAGATCGGATTCCTGATCTATATGCCGTTCCTCGTCATCGACCTCGTCGTCGCCAGCATCCTGATGGCTCTCGGTATGATGATGGTGTCGCCGACATTGATCTCGCTGCCGTTCAAGTTGCTGCTGTTCGTCATGGTCGACGGCTGGGCGCTCGTGCTCGGCTCGCTCGCGTCGTCGTTCGTCGGAGTGAAATGA
- a CDS encoding FliM/FliN family flagellar motor switch protein, protein MNALTPGAFDRIEAIPALALGALGAVEVRLRVEVGAARLTLADLSRLGPGATFALDRRSDERIDILINDRLLAKGEVVTIGDRFGVRILDIVSA, encoded by the coding sequence ATGAACGCCCTGACCCCCGGAGCTTTCGACCGGATTGAAGCGATCCCCGCGCTTGCACTCGGGGCCCTGGGTGCGGTCGAGGTACGGCTGCGTGTTGAGGTCGGCGCAGCGCGGCTGACGCTGGCCGACCTGTCGCGGCTTGGACCCGGAGCGACCTTCGCGCTCGACCGCCGCAGCGACGAGCGCATCGACATCCTGATCAACGACCGGCTGCTGGCAAAGGGCGAGGTCGTGACGATCGGCGACCGCTTCGGGGTCCGCATCCTTGACATCGTCTCGGCATGA
- a CDS encoding SDR family oxidoreductase, protein MPAVRLKPVSDQVIVVTGASSGIGLATCEAAAQAGAKVVMTARNREALADAQARLTASGALIETVAADIADPDAAERIGAAAIARFGRIDTWVNNAAAAPIGRVVDTPVDDQRRVFDVGYWGTVRGSLAALSHMKQRGGAIINVGSIESDRAVILQATYSAMKHAVKGFTDEFRTEVEADGLPVSVTLIRPAAIHTPFPEHARNFTGHPITLPPVIYDPRLVARAIVFAAANPRRGLSIGGTGVLGTALAQHFPRLTDLALERFGEALQTFDKDPPADRADNLWETRASAIDSKQDVYVRTQSLWLEAQLRPWLAVGLAGAAAVAGLAVARIAGRKRSVGN, encoded by the coding sequence ATGCCCGCCGTCCGTCTCAAGCCCGTGTCCGATCAGGTCATCGTCGTCACAGGCGCGTCGAGTGGGATCGGCCTCGCCACCTGTGAAGCCGCTGCTCAGGCTGGCGCGAAAGTAGTGATGACCGCCCGCAACCGCGAAGCGCTCGCCGATGCGCAGGCGCGGCTGACCGCCAGCGGCGCACTGATCGAGACCGTCGCCGCCGACATCGCCGACCCCGATGCCGCCGAGCGCATCGGCGCCGCCGCGATCGCCCGCTTCGGCAGGATCGATACGTGGGTCAACAACGCGGCGGCGGCTCCTATCGGACGCGTCGTCGATACGCCGGTCGACGACCAGCGGCGGGTGTTCGACGTCGGCTATTGGGGCACGGTCCGCGGCTCGCTGGCGGCGTTATCGCATATGAAGCAGCGCGGCGGTGCGATCATCAATGTTGGCAGCATCGAATCCGATCGCGCCGTGATCCTGCAGGCGACGTATAGCGCGATGAAGCACGCGGTGAAGGGATTCACCGACGAGTTCCGCACCGAGGTCGAGGCCGACGGCCTGCCGGTGTCGGTCACGCTGATCCGTCCGGCTGCAATCCACACGCCCTTCCCCGAACACGCGCGCAATTTCACCGGCCATCCGATCACGCTGCCGCCGGTGATCTACGACCCGCGGCTGGTGGCGCGCGCAATCGTCTTCGCCGCCGCAAATCCGCGCCGCGGCCTGAGCATCGGCGGGACGGGCGTCCTCGGCACCGCGCTGGCGCAGCACTTTCCGCGGCTGACCGACCTTGCGCTCGAGCGCTTCGGCGAAGCACTTCAGACCTTCGACAAGGACCCTCCCGCCGACCGCGCCGACAATCTGTGGGAGACGCGAGCGAGCGCGATCGACAGCAAGCAGGACGTGTATGTCCGCACCCAGAGCCTTTGGCTGGAAGCCCAGCTGAGGCCGTGGCTTGCGGTTGGATTGGCGGGAGCGGCAGCAGTCGCCGGGCTGGCGGTGGCACGGATCGCTGGCCGCAAGCGGAGCGTCGGTAACTAG
- a CDS encoding MFS transporter, which yields MTIKPAGVTSPVAEPPAIRSIAPPLYMFTAAVGGITAGFVSITLGYVLVSRAFSVAAIAELVALNILPLTWRVLIGPMFDLSLTPRHWFLLSAIGAAVGLAPFAFVGLDPANLEFIDFMVLALGVFYALGSGAQTAAIAITSETAVRGRIAGWVTAGNLGGVGVGGGLGLWLATHAGMTTAALTLAALCLVCASPMLLIRTPRTGAAQPFRAVVAALGRDAVALVSTRLGWLTIIAISLPMGQGAFIGLLPSVAKDWGASADLTASTTGLLAGMICVPGSLIGGYLCDRYPPQHVLAWSGIACALGEVAMAFGPRTPAAFFVFALANNLLLGVAYAAVAAVIYVGLKGSSGGTMGSLLGSLCNVPVVATTLLLGAVSVPYGANGMMLTEAALGVGSALLYGMMAWLWRPRLVGAALAA from the coding sequence TTGACGATTAAGCCGGCCGGAGTCACATCGCCGGTCGCAGAACCGCCCGCTATCCGCTCCATCGCGCCGCCGCTCTACATGTTTACGGCTGCCGTCGGCGGGATAACCGCCGGGTTCGTGAGCATAACGCTCGGTTATGTGCTCGTCAGCCGGGCCTTCTCGGTCGCGGCGATTGCCGAACTCGTCGCGCTGAACATACTGCCGCTGACGTGGCGTGTGCTGATCGGTCCGATGTTCGATCTTAGCCTCACTCCGCGACACTGGTTCCTGCTTTCGGCAATCGGGGCTGCGGTCGGTCTCGCGCCATTTGCCTTCGTGGGACTCGATCCCGCCAACCTCGAGTTCATCGATTTCATGGTTCTTGCGCTGGGCGTGTTCTACGCGCTCGGCTCGGGCGCGCAGACTGCTGCGATCGCCATCACGAGCGAGACCGCCGTTCGCGGGCGCATCGCGGGCTGGGTCACGGCGGGTAATCTCGGCGGCGTTGGAGTTGGCGGCGGCCTCGGGCTTTGGCTCGCGACCCATGCCGGGATGACGACGGCGGCGTTGACGCTGGCGGCGCTGTGCCTCGTCTGCGCCTCGCCGATGCTCCTGATTCGGACCCCACGTACTGGTGCAGCGCAGCCGTTTAGGGCGGTCGTTGCGGCGCTGGGGCGCGATGCGGTCGCGCTCGTGTCGACCCGACTGGGCTGGCTGACGATTATCGCAATTTCACTGCCGATGGGTCAGGGGGCCTTTATCGGGTTGCTGCCGTCGGTCGCCAAGGACTGGGGCGCGTCGGCCGACCTCACCGCGTCGACCACGGGATTGCTCGCGGGGATGATCTGCGTGCCTGGGTCATTGATCGGCGGGTATCTGTGCGACCGCTACCCGCCGCAGCACGTCCTCGCGTGGAGCGGGATCGCCTGCGCGCTCGGCGAGGTGGCAATGGCATTCGGCCCGCGCACGCCAGCAGCCTTTTTCGTCTTTGCACTCGCCAATAACCTGCTGCTCGGCGTCGCCTATGCGGCGGTCGCCGCAGTCATCTACGTCGGACTCAAGGGCTCGAGCGGCGGCACGATGGGATCGCTGCTCGGAAGCCTGTGCAACGTCCCGGTGGTTGCGACGACGCTTTTGCTCGGCGCTGTGTCAGTGCCGTACGGCGCGAATGGAATGATGCTGACCGAGGCGGCTCTGGGTGTCGGATCGGCGCTGCTCTACGGCATGATGGCGTGGCTGTGGCGTCCACGCCTGGTCGGTGCCGCACTGGCGGCGTGA
- the ettA gene encoding energy-dependent translational throttle protein EttA: MAGYQYAFVMKGLTKAYPGGKPVFKDLYLSFLPGAKIAVIGPNGAGKSTLMKIIAQQDKDFQGEAWPAEGVRVGYLAQEPHLDPTKTVRENVMDGVREVADMVARFNAVAAEMGEPTDTTDFDALMEEMGVLQEKIDTVDGWTLDNQLEIAMDALRCPPGESMVDKLSGGEKRRVALCKLLLEKPDILLLDEPTNHLDAESVQWLEKHLQDYAGCVILVTHDRYFLDNVVKWVLELDRGKGIPFEGNYSAWLEAKVKRMAQESREDESREKAIRDELQWIRSSPKARQTKSKARIQAFDDLVEKQANRRLGSAQILIQIPERLGNTVIEAKNLTKSFGDRVLIDNLSFSLPPGGIVGVIGPNGAGKTTLFRMITGQEQPDEGSIRIGETVKLGYVDQSRDALDPGHNVWEEVSGGAEKFYFGKNEVLTRAYVGAFNFKGADQQKKVGQLSGGERNRVHMAKMLVQGGNVLLLDEPTNDLDVETLRALEEALESFAGCAVVISHDRFFLDRLATHILAFEGDSHVEWFEGNFEAYEADKHARMGDAADRPTKLTYKRLTR, from the coding sequence ATGGCCGGTTACCAATACGCGTTCGTCATGAAGGGCCTGACGAAGGCCTATCCCGGCGGCAAGCCGGTGTTCAAGGACCTCTATCTAAGCTTCCTGCCCGGCGCGAAGATCGCGGTGATCGGGCCGAACGGCGCGGGCAAGTCGACGCTGATGAAGATCATCGCGCAGCAGGACAAGGACTTCCAGGGCGAGGCATGGCCCGCCGAGGGCGTTCGCGTCGGCTATCTCGCGCAGGAGCCGCACCTCGACCCGACCAAGACCGTTCGCGAGAACGTCATGGACGGCGTTCGCGAGGTCGCCGACATGGTCGCGCGATTCAATGCCGTCGCCGCCGAGATGGGCGAGCCGACTGATACGACCGACTTCGACGCGCTGATGGAGGAAATGGGCGTCCTCCAGGAAAAGATCGACACCGTCGACGGCTGGACGCTCGATAACCAGCTCGAAATCGCGATGGACGCGCTGCGCTGCCCGCCGGGCGAGTCGATGGTCGACAAATTATCGGGCGGCGAGAAGCGCCGGGTGGCCTTGTGCAAGCTGCTGCTCGAGAAGCCCGACATCCTGCTCCTCGACGAGCCGACCAACCACCTTGATGCCGAGAGCGTCCAGTGGCTCGAAAAGCACCTTCAGGATTACGCCGGCTGTGTCATCCTCGTCACCCACGACCGCTACTTCCTCGACAACGTCGTCAAGTGGGTGCTCGAACTCGACCGAGGTAAGGGCATCCCGTTCGAGGGCAATTACTCGGCTTGGCTCGAAGCCAAGGTCAAGCGGATGGCACAGGAAAGCCGCGAGGACGAGAGCCGCGAAAAGGCGATCCGCGACGAACTCCAGTGGATTCGCTCGAGCCCCAAGGCGCGCCAGACCAAGTCGAAGGCGCGTATCCAGGCGTTCGACGACCTCGTCGAGAAGCAGGCGAACCGCCGCCTCGGCTCGGCGCAGATTCTCATCCAGATCCCCGAGCGCCTCGGCAACACGGTGATCGAGGCGAAGAATCTGACCAAGAGCTTCGGCGACCGGGTGCTGATCGACAACCTCAGCTTCAGCCTGCCGCCGGGCGGCATCGTCGGCGTGATCGGGCCAAACGGCGCGGGCAAGACGACGCTGTTCCGCATGATCACCGGGCAGGAGCAGCCCGACGAGGGCAGCATCCGCATCGGCGAGACCGTCAAGCTCGGCTATGTCGACCAGTCGCGCGACGCGCTCGATCCCGGCCACAACGTCTGGGAGGAAGTCTCGGGCGGCGCGGAAAAGTTCTACTTCGGCAAGAATGAGGTGCTGACCCGCGCGTATGTCGGCGCGTTCAACTTCAAGGGCGCCGACCAGCAGAAGAAGGTCGGCCAGCTTTCGGGCGGTGAGCGCAACCGCGTGCACATGGCGAAGATGCTGGTGCAGGGCGGAAACGTCCTCCTGCTCGACGAGCCGACCAACGACCTCGACGTCGAGACGCTACGCGCGCTCGAGGAAGCGCTGGAAAGTTTCGCCGGGTGCGCCGTGGTCATCAGCCATGACCGCTTCTTCCTCGACCGGCTGGCGACGCACATCCTCGCCTTCGAGGGCGACAGCCACGTCGAATGGTTCGAGGGCAACTTCGAGGCGTACGAGGCGGACAAGCACGCGCGGATGGGCGATGCGGCGGACCGCCCGACCAAGCTGACGTACAAGCGGCTGACGCGCTAG
- the trmFO gene encoding methylenetetrahydrofolate--tRNA-(uracil(54)-C(5))-methyltransferase (FADH(2)-oxidizing) TrmFO, with amino-acid sequence MPAASKGLSISHSAPDAIHIIGGGLAGSEAAWQIARAGVPVVLHEMRGPHKTDAHHTDALAELVCSNSFRSDDPEHNAVGLIHAEMRTMGSLILRCADAARVPAGSALAVDRDAFADAVTAAIEAEPLIELRRELVAAPPPEWGQVIIATGPLTAGPLAAWIAERTGEDALAFFDAIAPIVHFDSIDMDTAWFQSRWDKGDSKDYINCPMDKAQYEAFVEAMLNGEKTEYKQWEGTPYFDGCMPIEVMAERGVNTPRFGPMKPVGLTNPATGRRAWAVVQLRQDNALGTLWNIVGFQTKLKHAEQVRVFRTIPGLEKAEFARLGGLHRNTFIKSPILLDDQLRLRAEPRLRFAGQITGCEGYVESAAVGLIAGRMAAAEARGKYLEAPPPTTAIGALLSHITEGAEADSFQPMNVNFGLFPPMEPPVHKSLRKPAMAARARADLAAWLGEPAEQVEQAAA; translated from the coding sequence TTGCCAGCAGCATCGAAAGGCCTTTCGATTTCTCATTCCGCTCCAGACGCCATCCACATCATTGGCGGCGGCCTCGCCGGGTCCGAAGCCGCGTGGCAGATCGCCCGCGCCGGAGTGCCGGTCGTCCTCCACGAGATGCGCGGACCGCACAAGACCGACGCGCATCATACGGACGCGCTTGCCGAACTGGTCTGCTCGAACAGCTTTCGCTCCGACGATCCCGAGCATAATGCGGTCGGGCTAATCCACGCGGAAATGCGAACGATGGGGTCGCTGATCTTGCGCTGCGCCGATGCCGCGCGCGTCCCCGCCGGGTCGGCGCTCGCGGTCGACCGCGACGCCTTCGCCGATGCCGTCACCGCTGCGATCGAAGCCGAACCGCTGATCGAACTGCGCCGCGAACTCGTCGCCGCGCCGCCGCCCGAATGGGGCCAGGTGATCATCGCCACCGGCCCGCTGACCGCCGGACCGCTCGCCGCGTGGATTGCCGAACGCACCGGCGAGGACGCCCTCGCCTTCTTCGACGCGATCGCCCCGATCGTCCATTTCGACTCGATCGACATGGACACGGCGTGGTTCCAGTCGCGCTGGGACAAGGGCGACAGCAAGGACTACATCAACTGCCCAATGGACAAGGCGCAGTACGAGGCCTTCGTAGAAGCGATGCTGAACGGCGAGAAAACCGAATACAAACAATGGGAAGGCACGCCGTACTTCGACGGCTGCATGCCGATCGAGGTGATGGCCGAGCGCGGGGTCAACACGCCGCGCTTCGGGCCGATGAAGCCGGTCGGGCTGACCAATCCCGCAACCGGGCGACGGGCCTGGGCGGTGGTCCAGCTGCGGCAGGACAATGCGCTGGGAACGCTGTGGAACATCGTCGGCTTCCAGACCAAGCTCAAGCACGCTGAACAGGTCCGCGTTTTCCGCACGATTCCGGGGCTGGAGAAGGCCGAGTTCGCGCGGCTCGGCGGGCTCCACCGCAACACCTTCATCAAGTCGCCGATCCTCCTCGACGACCAGCTCCGCCTCCGCGCCGAGCCGCGGCTGCGCTTCGCCGGGCAGATCACCGGCTGCGAGGGCTATGTCGAGAGCGCCGCGGTCGGGCTGATCGCCGGGCGCATGGCAGCGGCCGAAGCGCGCGGGAAATACCTCGAAGCGCCGCCGCCGACGACTGCGATCGGCGCGCTGCTGAGCCACATCACCGAGGGTGCCGAGGCGGACAGCTTCCAGCCGATGAACGTCAACTTCGGCCTGTTTCCGCCGATGGAGCCGCCGGTCCACAAAAGCCTGCGCAAGCCGGCGATGGCGGCGCGGGCGCGCGCCGACCTCGCCGCGTGGCTCGGCGAACCGGCGGAACAGGTGGAGCAGGCGGCGGCGTAG
- a CDS encoding flagellar biosynthetic protein FliO — translation MTAADYLTRLAVALPLMIAVLAGLWYAAKRGWIQPPGIAPSPLLRPIATLGLGPGSRLVVIEFDGRRLLIAASRSGVSLLDHSAR, via the coding sequence ATGACCGCGGCGGATTATTTGACGCGGCTCGCGGTTGCGCTGCCGCTGATGATCGCGGTGCTGGCCGGGCTTTGGTATGCGGCCAAGCGCGGCTGGATCCAGCCGCCGGGGATCGCCCCGTCGCCGCTGCTGCGGCCGATCGCGACGCTCGGTCTCGGCCCGGGGTCGCGCCTGGTCGTGATCGAATTCGACGGTCGGCGGCTGCTGATCGCGGCCTCACGGAGCGGGGTCTCCCTGCTCGACCACTCGGCCCGATGA
- a CDS encoding squalene/phytoene synthase family protein: MEQALDHCADLVRARDRDRWLATLYSPSAIRPALFALHALDLELAQVVATTTEAMLGEIRLEWWREALTKLDIAPPPAQPVLAALGDYALPLGVKGQALEPLEDAFLSLLIEERLAGRVLDDHLDRRGGTLFAACATALGVAQPSARALGRVWALGQLVREGVKAPPVDPDDARRIAAEAFPARLAPALRPLAALAGFAAADVARALGDRPAGVPGGIGRQVRLLRWIATGR, translated from the coding sequence ATGGAGCAGGCCCTCGACCATTGCGCCGACCTTGTCCGGGCGCGCGACCGCGACCGCTGGCTCGCGACGCTTTATTCGCCCTCGGCCATCCGCCCGGCGCTGTTCGCGCTGCATGCACTCGATCTCGAACTCGCGCAGGTCGTGGCGACGACGACCGAGGCGATGCTCGGTGAGATCCGGCTGGAATGGTGGCGCGAGGCGTTGACCAAGCTCGATATTGCACCGCCGCCTGCGCAACCGGTGCTTGCCGCGCTGGGCGACTACGCGCTGCCGCTGGGGGTGAAGGGGCAGGCGCTCGAGCCGCTTGAGGACGCTTTCCTGTCGCTGCTGATCGAGGAGCGGCTCGCGGGCAGGGTGCTCGACGACCATCTCGACCGGCGCGGCGGGACATTGTTCGCGGCGTGCGCCACCGCGCTCGGGGTAGCGCAGCCGTCGGCGCGCGCGCTCGGCCGCGTCTGGGCGCTCGGGCAGCTCGTCCGTGAGGGCGTCAAGGCGCCCCCGGTCGACCCCGACGATGCCCGCCGGATCGCCGCGGAGGCTTTCCCCGCGCGGCTCGCCCCCGCGCTGCGCCCGCTCGCCGCGTTGGCCGGGTTCGCCGCTGCCGATGTCGCGCGGGCGCTGGGTGACCGCCCGGCCGGCGTTCCTGGCGGCATCGGGCGGCAGGTGCGCCTGCTCCGCTGGATCGCGACGGGACGCTGA
- a CDS encoding EscU/YscU/HrcU family type III secretion system export apparatus switch protein: protein MADAPDKDQKTEAPTEKRRREASKKGETLQSRELGTVLVIGAGVIWAIVAAGDLVAACRRMMRDGLSFADPGRTDLLASPSLLAQGMVHPLAVFAVLIVAGAAAGPMITAPHFSAGAFAVKLDRLNPIAGLQRVFGLHAVGELGKAVLKAALIFGAGGTVLVARLPGLLDLGTLDPADGAARIAASTSALLVALAVALGLIAAIDLPLQLTRHLAKLRMSKQEIREESRESEGSPETKAAQRRMARQAAKRSLAPAMATATVVVVNPTHFAVALRYVPGRDAAPIVVAKGRDVIAEAIRELAALNKVPILRYPQLTRAIYFTATVGVPINDELFGAVAAILAFVLYLDRSSREQPDVTIPDSLRFDGSGLRSLS from the coding sequence TTGGCTGACGCCCCCGACAAGGACCAGAAAACCGAGGCGCCGACCGAGAAGCGCCGTCGCGAGGCGTCCAAAAAAGGCGAGACGCTGCAATCGCGCGAACTGGGCACGGTGCTTGTCATCGGGGCGGGGGTTATCTGGGCAATCGTCGCGGCGGGTGACCTTGTGGCGGCGTGCCGGCGAATGATGCGCGATGGCCTGTCGTTCGCTGACCCGGGACGGACCGACCTGCTCGCGTCGCCGTCGCTACTCGCGCAGGGCATGGTCCATCCTCTAGCCGTCTTCGCGGTGCTGATCGTCGCGGGGGCTGCGGCCGGGCCGATGATAACCGCGCCGCATTTTTCCGCCGGCGCGTTTGCGGTAAAGCTCGATCGCCTCAATCCAATCGCCGGGCTGCAGCGCGTCTTCGGTCTTCATGCGGTCGGCGAACTCGGCAAGGCTGTGCTCAAGGCGGCACTAATCTTCGGCGCGGGCGGCACAGTGCTCGTCGCACGGCTGCCGGGATTGCTCGACCTCGGGACGCTTGACCCTGCCGATGGTGCAGCGCGCATCGCGGCATCGACCTCGGCGCTGCTGGTCGCGCTGGCGGTCGCACTCGGGTTGATTGCCGCGATCGACCTGCCGCTGCAGCTCACCCGTCATCTCGCCAAGCTCCGGATGTCGAAGCAGGAAATTCGCGAGGAGAGCCGCGAAAGCGAGGGGTCGCCCGAGACGAAGGCGGCACAACGTCGGATGGCCCGTCAGGCGGCAAAACGCTCGCTGGCTCCGGCAATGGCGACGGCGACCGTGGTCGTGGTCAACCCAACGCACTTCGCGGTCGCGTTGCGTTATGTTCCGGGTCGAGATGCCGCGCCAATCGTTGTCGCGAAGGGGCGGGACGTTATCGCCGAGGCGATCCGCGAACTCGCCGCGTTGAACAAGGTGCCGATCCTGCGCTATCCACAACTTACGCGCGCGATCTATTTCACCGCGACGGTGGGCGTGCCGATCAATGACGAATTGTTCGGCGCGGTAGCCGCCATCCTCGCGTTCGTCCTCTACCTCGATCGGTCTTCGCGGGAGCAGCCGGATGTTACCATTCCCGACTCGCTGCGCTTCGACGGATCGGGGCTCCGGTCGCTCAGCTAG